GGGATTATGCCTCCGAGGCTTTGACCACGATCGCGAATGAAGTTCACGCCGGACTCATCGTCAGCGGCATGAGCCCACGCGCGGGCAATAATCTTTTGGAAGGTATTTCGACAGCCTTTTCCCTGGCAGCGCATGCGGAAATTCCTGTTCTGATCATGCCATTGGATCGAGTCATGAACTTTGCGGATGAGGCGCGGCTGCTGGTCGCCGACAATATGGAAGTGGAAGGCCGCCGGGCTTTGGAAGCTGCGATCCAGATGGCGATTGAAGTGAATGCTTCGTCCATCTGTCATGTTCATGTGCACAGGTTATCGGTGGATGAAGTGGATCACATGGTGGATAAGGTCCGTGAAGCCATGAACCTCGGCCGTATTCCTTTGAATCCCGACTTCTCGACAACGACCTATACGGAACAGATCAGGTCGAAAATCGCGGGCGAACTGCAGACCCGTTTCCGAAGCTTGCCCGGCTCAGACACTGTGGCTCCGCGTTACCAGGCTCTGGTCAGCTTTGGCAAACCCGTGGATGAGCTGCACAAGACCACACAGCTGCACAAGCCTCAGCTGCTGGTCTTTGGTCGTCATCATCTCTTCCATCGTCAGCGTTTTTCACTTGGAAAAATTCCCTACGATGCGATGATGGAAACGGGAGTAGCCACCATGATCGTGCCCGACACGGGGACCAACGTCAGGTCTGCTAAAGTTTAGGGATACGCTTGAACCAGGGGGTATTTATGTTGCGCGCATGCACCTTGTGTCTTCTGATTGCAGGAGCCGGGACCTTGACCGCTCAGCAGCTGAAGGTTCCCACCGGGGAAAAATCCGACGAGCAGGGCAAGTCCGCCTTTGCCGTGGAGCAAAGGGCCCGTGAACGCCCGATCCGCATCGAGCAGGACTGTCCTCCACCGGAATCGGTGGATCTATTCCAGACTTCGACCTGGAATACTGTGGAGATCGGCCTCAGCTTTCCTTTGGGTGAAGGGTCGGGGGAAGCACGGCCTTATACACGGTATACGTGTCCGAATCCTGGGGTTAAGGCGAGTCGATGAGTTTGCGAGATAGCGACGGAGCTTGCGATAAGCGGGATGGCGAGGGGCTTTGTCCGCGACAAAGCCCGCCTTTCGTTGCAGATTAGTTGCAGGTCCAGCTCATGCCACGCAGCTTCTCGACGAAGTTGCTGTAGCTCTCTTTGCACTTGTCAAACTCGTGGTTGTATTCCCACAGCTTGTCTTCCGTACCTGGCTTTTCTGTCTCTTTGTAATAAAGCACCTGGCACTTCTGCTGACTCATATCCATCTTCACACGACGGGTGTTCCCCGAAAGTTTGCAGACGGATTCCGCACCATTTGCACTATTGGCCGTCGCCTGCGCCTCCGCAGGGCCTTCAGCCGCGGGAGCCGCCGGTGCGGCCTCGGGCATGGATGCCGGTGCATCCGCGCCCATGGCGACCGTGGCAACAAAGAGTTGCGAGACTAAAAAAAGACTGACTTTCATGAATGTTCCTCCACCAAATGACAGACGGAAAAACATTCGGCGTTGCGCCCGCAAAGATTCACAGGTTTTTTTATGCACGCGGCCTGGGGCCGAACTCGCCTGTGAAGACAGGCGATTGAAATCATTTCCGGCCGTATCAATCGCTTTTTTTACGGCCGGACGCTGACTCAAGCCAGATCGAACAGAAGAAACGCCGTGCCATCGGCGACTGCCTTCACCGGCAGATTCGCTTCGCGCGAAATCGCGAGTCCATCACCAGCCTTCAGTTGCTCATCCCGAACGCTGAGCTCTCCACTGATCAGCTGGATCCAGCCATAGCGTTCCGCCTTCAGCGGCAGATCGAGCGTCTGGCCGGCTTTCAATTCCGCGCGATAGATGCGGACGCTCTGATGAATGTGCACCGGCGCCTCTTCCTTCATAGGCGCGACCAGCAGCTTCAAAGTTTCACCGTCCACAGGATGAACAGAAACCTGCTCATAGCTGGGTTCGATGCCGCGTTCTGCCGGTTCGATCCAGATCTGCAAGAGCTCCAGATCCTCGCTTGCCGACGGGTTGAACTCACTGTGCCGCACGCCGGTTCCCGCGCTCATGCGCTGAATCTCGCCGGCCTTCACCAGTTCTTTGTTCCCCATGCTGTCCTTGTGCTCGATTGTACCGCGCAGGACAACTGTGATAATTTCCATATCAGCGTGACCATGAGTGGGAAATCCCTGACCCGGAGCCACGATATCCTGGTTGATCACCCGCAGCTGGCGAAATCCCATGAAGCGAGGATCGAAGTAACTGGCAAACGAAAAGCTATGCCAGCTTTTGAGCCAGCCATGATCAGCGTATCCGCGGTCTGAAGACTTTCGTGTCAAGAGCATAGTCCATCCTCCTACAGGTTCGACTCCTAACTTAACGGCAAAAGACGATCGAAATATAGTATAAAGATTCGCTCATAATGATCAGATTTATTGATTATGTTTTCCGGGGAATTCCGGCAACTTGCCGCCCCTACCCTTCCAGATTGACCTGTTCTTGGAAGCACGGATTTCGAGAACAGTTTCTCGCTTCACCTCGGGTTTGACCTTTTTTCAGGCTGACCTTCAAAGACATAGTGAGCCCGATATGGACCCTCTTCATCCCTCAGGAAAAAGGATTCACCATGAAGGCCCAGCTGTTCATTTGCGCTGCCCTCGCTTTTGCATCTCCCACTTCTCTGTCGCTTGCCTGCGGTCCTGACAGTTCGGATCAGCTTTCCCATCCTGAATTCAGCGTCCAGGAAGTCAAGGATCATACCCTTCTGAAACTGAACGGCACGACCGCGCAATTTATCTTCGATCACCTCAAAGATCCGGATGTAAGACGTTTTCAGTCGAATTTTTTTCACATGCGCGTGGGCTATGGCATCACCTGCGTGAATCAGCCTGCGCACCAGCATTATTTATGCTGGGAAAAACTCGCGGATGAAGGCTCGGTGAAAAATTTTCTGCCCTATAAAGAGGAATTGAAAAACAGCGCGTCCTGGGTGCGCCTGAACCTGAAGGGCCCGGCCATGGAACAGCTCTATAATAAATTGTCGGACGACGGAGATGTGGCCGAGAATGAGGATGGCACGCTCGCCTTCATCAAACAAAGAACAGCCATCACCTGCACCAAACTCGTGAGTCCTGATGGTTCCGCAGCGTTTGAGTGCAGCCAGCTCCTGTCCGGAGGCGGTCTTCCCATCGGTCCCGGTTCGGATCCGATGATTGGTTCAGGAACCCATCCCGTGCAGCTTGATGTCGCGGAAGGAGGCAACTGATGCGCGCTCTCCTTGCTCTCAGTCTTCTGGCGGGACCGGCCCTGGCCCAGGAACTGAAACCTGTTCTGATCAAACCGATCGTGGACCTTAAGCTTCCCCCACGGATCTTCCGTCCGATCCTGGCCGTGAAAGTACCCTATGCAGTGAACCTTAAGACCTGCGATCAGCCGCGACCGGCTCTGGGTTCCTGCACCCTGGAATATAAAGGGATAGTGCTGGCGCGGCACAAGCTCGAAGGCCAGGGCAGCTTTCAGTTCAAAGGCGAATTCGCGCTGAATAATGGTGTTCCGGCCGTGCAGCTCCGCTGCCAGCTCGATGGCTATGATCCGCTGCTGGAGTCCGTCGAGCTGGTCAACAATACTTTAAACGCTGAGGCCTGCTTCAGCACGCGGACGCTTTTTCAGAACCCGACCGTGGACGTGGATAAGGGCGTGGCGCGGGTCAAGGTGCAGATCCCCAAATTCCGCGAAGACAAAGTGTGGCTCGACAATCGGAGCTTCGTCCAGCTCAGCAGCGAGCAGAAGGATATTTTCACCAACAGCTGGAACGGGGAACCTTATCTTCCTGAATTTCCGATGACCAGTTTTTACCTGGCGCTGCCTTTGGATGCGAAGATCACGCGACTTCTGGTCAAACCGGGTCGCCCCATAGGTGGCGTGAATCTGCCGCTGGTGCCCAAGGCCGAGGAAGGGCCCACGCGCTTCAACGGTGTCCTGCCTCCACGTTTTGATAAGGAGCTTTACTTCAGCGGGCCGAATGATATCTCGCTCGAAAAAAGCACCCGTTTTCAGCAGGCCACCGATCGGGAGCAGAATATCGTCAAAGTATCATTGCCGCTCGTGGATTACTCCGCGCAATCGTCCTCGCTTCGTTACTACGAGGATGTGGAAGTTACGCTCACCTTCAAAGCCGACTCGAAATGTTTCCGCGCGCCCTATCGCGGCCGCGACGCCGTGGATGTGTATCGCGCGCAGCAGCTGGTGGGTTTGAATCAATTGATCCTGAACCCGAACGATGTGCTGAGCGTCTGTCGGACCAATGATATCCTGCGCAGCGGCGAGACCGTCCCGCAGCTGATGCGCGCCGCCGTCCAAACCGCCGGCCCGAACCTTGTCATCGTTTCGCCGGAAGCCTTCAAAGAGGCCGCGGAGCGTTTGCGCCAGCATAAGGAAACGCTGGGTATTCGCAGCTCAGTCCTTTACTGGGAAGGTGGAACGGCGGCGGATCTGAAAGATAAATTGAATACGGCTGCGAATAACCTGAGGCCCAATGCCATGCAGTGGGTTCTGCTGCTCGGCGATGTGGATCGCATTCCGACTTATTATGACGTGGGTGATCCGAAACACGGGGATTACGCGCAGAGTGCGGGGGATGTCTACTACACGCAGTTTCCCGCCAATCCAGAAGGCTATACGCCGTCCCTGGATCCCAAGCTGAGCATCGGCCGCATTCCGGCGAAAACCCTGGATGAAATGAACCGAGTCGTCGCGCGCATCATGCAGTATGAAAATAGTCCACCGACCGTGGACTATTACTATCAAAGCCCCACCATGGCCGCGACCCTCCAGATGACGACATCCCAGGACACGGGCAGCGTGAACAATTATGCCGAGTTCATGGAAAACTCGCTCGCCCAGCGTTATCTTCAGGCGGGCTTCCGTCCAGAACGCATCTTCCGCACCGATACCGAAACGCCCTTGAAACCCCGCAACTGGTCGCCATCCAAGCCCATTGATTATGATGCTCTGACCCGTTCATCAGCCGGCATCCCTGCTCAGCTCTTTCATATGGAAGGATCGCAGGAATTGATAGACGCCGCAGTGCAGCGTGGGACGAGCCTTCTGATCAATCGTGGTCATGCGACGACGAAAAACTGGGCCTGGCCAGGATTCAGCTACGATCCGCAGCGTTTCTCGCTCTTTCCGAGTGACAAGCCGCCCATGGTTTTCGCCATTGCCTGCCTCACTGGATTTTTCGACAGCGAAACCATTCACGAAGGGCATATCACCAGTGAGCAGAGTGAATTTCAAACAGCGGATCCGAACGGCCGTTACCTGGCGGAACAGATGCTGCTCGATCCGAACGGCGTCCTGGGAGTCGTGGCTTCCAGCCGGCAAAGCAAATGGGCCTACAACAATCGCCTGACGCTGGGCCTTGCGCGTTCTTTGATCGACAAACAAAGTAACAACCTGCCGCTGAGTCAAAGGCTCGGTGATGTGATGGTGGATGCCAAGGTCTTTGCCAAAAAAATAACGGGCTCGCTGGAAGAGAGTAAATTCCTGGAAAACACCAACCGGCATCACCTCCTGGTATACAACCTTCTGGGTGATCCTTCGGTGGAATTGCGCCAGGCCGCTCCTTTCCGCGTCCAGGGCCAGCCTTCCGTCAGCTACGATGCCGAGCGTCAAACCCTGCGCGTGCGTTTCCGTGTGGAGGCTCTCAGCTGCCCTGGCTGTGATCTTTCGCAGCAGAAAGAGCAGCCCATTGCCGTTCTGATGGATGGCAATCAAAGAGTCGTGAACAGGGCCTTTGCCACCCCCATCGTGAGCGAGCTGGGTGAGAACCGTGAAGTCATCCTGAGCGGAGTGACGAGCTTTTACGGAAGTCTCTTTCATCTTTATTTAAGCAGCGCCGGGCTCACACCCTTCCACCATGTGATGGATAATCGCATACTTTGATAGTCCGGGATGAGGCAGCCGCATGACAGCGGCTGCCCATTTCTTTTGCACAATCTTTCCGAATGGACAGCCTCCGAACGAGCCGGTCATACTACTTTTACTTTGCCAGGAGGGCTTTGATGAAAACCAAAGGGAAGGAAGAGACTGTGCCGGATGCTTTTCTCACCACGGATCCCAAACTGATTCTCAGGAAACCACGATCATTTCATGAAAGGCATAGCACGCTGCTTAAGATATTGGCAGGTGTGGCTGGAGGGCTCCTGGCCCTGCTCCTCGTGACCCGCTTTCGAAAACTTTTCTAAGGGAAGAATTGAAGCCCGCCTGCGGGCGGGTTCTGGCGAAACCAAGGCGTACAAATAAGCCCCATAAAAGGCAGATAAGATTTGGTTAATGGCCCGGAATAAATAAGCGCAACGCGACCTCCGATAGGATTCAAAGATCTCCATCAACTTCGAGGGTCACATTCATGCGAGTCACAATATTTGCACTGATGACCGTACTTTATTGTGGCTGTAAACCGGGGGCTGTCGGTCAAGGCTCCAAAGGCTCCCAAGACCCGAAGCCCGAAAGTTCGGAGGCGGAACCTGCTCCAGGAAGCCAGGGAATACCCCTGGACAAGGGCGCCATGCCTCCCCCTCCAGATCCAGAAGAGGAATCGAAAGCCGCCGAGCCTGGCATTATCGGAGGTGCTTACCTTTACTGCGATGCGGGCGAATCCAAAGGCAAAAATCCGGCCGAGGTCCAAGTGGGCTGTCGCACAGCGACCGTTGAGGACAGCATATGGATCGCGGCGGACAAATCTTTTCAATTCTATGATACGGCCAGCGACAGCATGCTGGTGCGGGACATGCTCTTCCCTGCGCCTTCTGATGCCTATCAGATGTATTTTGCTGAAAATATTTCGCAGATGGAGTCGCGTGAAGTTCAGCTCAATATCACCCTTCCCAAGGGCAAGTGGCAGATGACCACGACGGTCAGCCCTTATCATTCCGAGCTTATCACGCTTCGCAAAAATCCTGGCCTGACGCTGATGTCGACGACCGACGGTGTGACCGTGACCAAGGATAGGAAAAGCTGGAGCGAATGGATGCCTCTGAAAATCCCGGCCAGCATCATGAAACTGCCTCCCAGTGCAGGCCGACCGAAACCGCCCAAGGGCGCGGATCTGGTGGCCTTGGCTGAATTGCGCTTCGATGATACGGTCTGCACCTATCAGCAGGGGAAAGGCCCCAAAGAGGAAATGATTTTGAGTTTCGTGTCGTGCAGCCGCGACGTTTGGAAGCCTGATCAATGGGTCAGGGTCAAAGCCATTTCCCTCGGCATTGTGATGAAACCCAATGCCACGGAAGTGGGTGATTATGCGGTGACGCTGCAGACCCTTCCCTAAGGCCCTCCCGGGATTTTAACCTTCCCGCAAACGCTCGCATTTCTTGGCTGATATTCCAGGATTCGGCCATGAATGCGGGCGCATACTTCCCACAAAATCTACGCGTTTCGCAATTTCTACCGATTCAGAACCTGTATCAATAGGAATTCCTCCGCGCAGAAAAAGAAGGCATTTTTGATGTTCCAAAGCAGGAGCTGGGCCTTCAAAAATTATAGGCATCTATGGCAAGGCCTGCGGGTCTTTGCTGCGCTTTTCCTTGCGCTCATTCCTGGGAGCCTTCATGCGCAGGCTGTCCTCGATATCAGTGATCTGTCTGCGACCGAAGCTGTCTATCCCGAATGGCAGCAGTGGCTGAACCCCTTGGAGCGGGATGATATTCAGCGGGTGATCGCGGATGCGGATATACCCTGGGACGATCGCTCCAATCACGTCCTGCCGCTGCAAGAAGGTCCTCATTGGGCCCGGCTCTCCATCCAGCATAGCAAAGCTTCGGGCCTTGTCCTCTATGTCGAGGACCAATGGGTGCCTACGAACTTTATCGACGTCTTCCTCGTTCAGGATGGCAAAGTTCTGAGTCATCAGAAGGCCGGCGATCATCGGCCGCCCTCCGACCTCAGGTTTGCGCACAGATACCCTTTGTTTCGCGTCGTCGTGCCCGAAGGGACCTCAACGCTCTACCTGCGCTACGAAACCGATGATATCCCAGGCGTTCGCGCCGTGCTCTGGTCCGAGGAAGCCTTTGAATCGTATCGGATCCGTGAGGCTCTTTTGCTGGGGAGCACGCTGGGCATCCTGGTGGTCATGACTCTTTATAATCTGATTATTTATTTTTTCGTGCGCATCCGCGCCTATCTCTATTATGCGGCATATGTGGCCTCGTTTCTGATTTTTGAAATTTGTATTCAGGGCCTGGGTTCACTTTATATCTGGCGGAGCAGCTGGACCAATGGTGAGGCCACGCTGATTTCAGCGATGATGGCTTTGGTCTTCGCTCTGCAGTTCACCGATCAGTTCCTGTCCATAAAGGTGCATTTTCCAGGCATTCGCCGTTATCTGCGCATACTCCAGGGTTTCTGCGTGTTCAATATCGCCTTGACCTGCGTGAATCTGCAGGCGGGGAATATCGTCGGCATTTTGGTGAATCTCCTGGCCGTCGGCTGGATATTGGTCGCCACCTTGAATCTTTGCGCGCGAAAGCATGTGACCGCTTATGTGATGCTCAGCGCCTGGGGAGCGTTTCTGGCTGGAAATAGCTGGTCCGTCCTTTATTTCGTGGGGCAGGTTCCACCGGGATATGGTGGGCGATGGGCTATGGTTTTTGGAGCTATTTTTGAAGTCATAGCCTTGTCTTTGGGCCTCGCTCAGCACATGGCCCGGCTGCGTCGCGAGAAGACGAACGCGGAGCTGTCCGAGGCGCGAGTGTTATCCAACATCGAGGCTGCGATGCGCTTTCAAGAGAGTCTTCTCGGGTCGGTTCAGCCGGGGTCCTGTCTGCAGTTAGCGAGTTTTTTTCAGCCGGCGGAGAGGATTGGTGGCGACTGGTATGATGTGGCGACTTTGGGAGCGGGGCGTTACACCCTCCTCTTTGTCGGCGATGTGACCGGGCATGGACTCTCGTCAACCCTGCTCAGCTCAGCAGTCAGCGGCTGTATTCGTTCCATTCTTTATGGACTGTCTGATGCCAATACTCTGGACCCTGAAAGCGTCCTTATCGAAGTCGCGCGACGGGCCAACCGATTCATTTGGAACTCGGGTTCCCAGAGCGGCGGGCTTATGTCGATGATCATGGTTTGTCTGGATATGCAGGAGCTTCAGGCCTTCTATTTGAACGCTGGGCATCCGCATCCCATCCTTCGGTCCGGTCAGCAGACGCGTTTTTTGGTTTCGCGCGGGAGTCTTTTGGGGATTGGGACGGAACCGGATTTTGAAGTGCGGAGCGTGAAACTTCAGCTGGGTGATACGCTGACCCTTTACACGGATGGTGTCCTGGAATGCGCAACCCACGATCAAAACCTCCTG
This DNA window, taken from Oligoflexus sp., encodes the following:
- a CDS encoding C25 family cysteine peptidase; the encoded protein is MRALLALSLLAGPALAQELKPVLIKPIVDLKLPPRIFRPILAVKVPYAVNLKTCDQPRPALGSCTLEYKGIVLARHKLEGQGSFQFKGEFALNNGVPAVQLRCQLDGYDPLLESVELVNNTLNAEACFSTRTLFQNPTVDVDKGVARVKVQIPKFREDKVWLDNRSFVQLSSEQKDIFTNSWNGEPYLPEFPMTSFYLALPLDAKITRLLVKPGRPIGGVNLPLVPKAEEGPTRFNGVLPPRFDKELYFSGPNDISLEKSTRFQQATDREQNIVKVSLPLVDYSAQSSSLRYYEDVEVTLTFKADSKCFRAPYRGRDAVDVYRAQQLVGLNQLILNPNDVLSVCRTNDILRSGETVPQLMRAAVQTAGPNLVIVSPEAFKEAAERLRQHKETLGIRSSVLYWEGGTAADLKDKLNTAANNLRPNAMQWVLLLGDVDRIPTYYDVGDPKHGDYAQSAGDVYYTQFPANPEGYTPSLDPKLSIGRIPAKTLDEMNRVVARIMQYENSPPTVDYYYQSPTMAATLQMTTSQDTGSVNNYAEFMENSLAQRYLQAGFRPERIFRTDTETPLKPRNWSPSKPIDYDALTRSSAGIPAQLFHMEGSQELIDAAVQRGTSLLINRGHATTKNWAWPGFSYDPQRFSLFPSDKPPMVFAIACLTGFFDSETIHEGHITSEQSEFQTADPNGRYLAEQMLLDPNGVLGVVASSRQSKWAYNNRLTLGLARSLIDKQSNNLPLSQRLGDVMVDAKVFAKKITGSLEESKFLENTNRHHLLVYNLLGDPSVELRQAAPFRVQGQPSVSYDAERQTLRVRFRVEALSCPGCDLSQQKEQPIAVLMDGNQRVVNRAFATPIVSELGENREVILSGVTSFYGSLFHLYLSSAGLTPFHHVMDNRIL
- a CDS encoding pirin family protein, with translation MLLTRKSSDRGYADHGWLKSWHSFSFASYFDPRFMGFRQLRVINQDIVAPGQGFPTHGHADMEIITVVLRGTIEHKDSMGNKELVKAGEIQRMSAGTGVRHSEFNPSASEDLELLQIWIEPAERGIEPSYEQVSVHPVDGETLKLLVAPMKEEAPVHIHQSVRIYRAELKAGQTLDLPLKAERYGWIQLISGELSVRDEQLKAGDGLAISREANLPVKAVADGTAFLLFDLA
- a CDS encoding SpoIIE family protein phosphatase, producing the protein MFQSRSWAFKNYRHLWQGLRVFAALFLALIPGSLHAQAVLDISDLSATEAVYPEWQQWLNPLERDDIQRVIADADIPWDDRSNHVLPLQEGPHWARLSIQHSKASGLVLYVEDQWVPTNFIDVFLVQDGKVLSHQKAGDHRPPSDLRFAHRYPLFRVVVPEGTSTLYLRYETDDIPGVRAVLWSEEAFESYRIREALLLGSTLGILVVMTLYNLIIYFFVRIRAYLYYAAYVASFLIFEICIQGLGSLYIWRSSWTNGEATLISAMMALVFALQFTDQFLSIKVHFPGIRRYLRILQGFCVFNIALTCVNLQAGNIVGILVNLLAVGWILVATLNLCARKHVTAYVMLSAWGAFLAGNSWSVLYFVGQVPPGYGGRWAMVFGAIFEVIALSLGLAQHMARLRREKTNAELSEARVLSNIEAAMRFQESLLGSVQPGSCLQLASFFQPAERIGGDWYDVATLGAGRYTLLFVGDVTGHGLSSTLLSSAVSGCIRSILYGLSDANTLDPESVLIEVARRANRFIWNSGSQSGGLMSMIMVCLDMQELQAFYLNAGHPHPILRSGQQTRFLVSRGSLLGIGTEPDFEVRSVKLQLGDTLTLYTDGVLECATHDQNLLSQRALARLSKEHSSAAQTVAAIQSLFTEGSVALSDDITVVSVDISERWEPAGVILEKSA